In Corvus moneduloides isolate bCorMon1 chromosome 3, bCorMon1.pri, whole genome shotgun sequence, one DNA window encodes the following:
- the TRIB2 gene encoding tribbles homolog 2, which produces MNIQRSTPITIARYGRPRNKTQDFEELSSIRSIEPSQSFSPNLGSPSPPETPNLSHCVSCIGKYLLLEPLEGDHVFRAVHLHSGEELVCKVFDIGCYQELLAPCFCLPAHKNINQITEIILGETKAYVFFERSYGDMHSFVRTCKKLKEEEAAKLFYQIASAVAHCHDGGLVLRDLKLRKFIFKDEERTRVKLESLEDAYILRGNDDSLSDKHGCPAYVSPEILNTNGSYSGKAADVWSLGVMLYTMLVGRYPFHDIEPSSLFSKIRRGQFNIPETLSPKAKCLIRSILRREPSERLTSQEILDHPWFSTDFNVSNSGYGAKEVSDQLVPDVNMEEDLDPFFN; this is translated from the exons ATGAACATACAAAGGTCAACCCCTATCACGATAGCACGATATGGGAGACCGCGGAATAAAACCCAGGATTTTGAAGAGCTCTCGTCCATACGGTCCATCGAGCCAAGCCAGAGTTTTAGCCCGAATCTAGGCTCGCCGAGCCCGCCGGAGACCCCGAACTTGTCGCATTGCGTTTCTTGCATCGGGAAATACTTATTGTTGGAGCCTCTCGAGGGAGACCACGTTTTCCGAGCCGTACATCTGCACAGCGGCGAGGAGCTGGTTTGCAAG GTGTTTGATATTGGCTGCTACCAGGAGTTATTAGCACCATGTTTTTGTCTGCCTGCGCATAAAAATATCAACcaaattactgaaataattcttgGGGAGACAAAAGCGTATGTGTTCTTTGAAAGGAGCTATGGGGACATGCATTCGTTTGTTCGTACCTGCAAGAAGCTTAAAGAAGAGGAGGCAGCCAAACTCTTCTATCAAATAGCTTCTGCTGTTGCACACTGCCATGATGGTGGACTGGTACTGCGAGATCTCAAGCTGCGAAAGTTTATTTTCAAGGATGAAGAAAG GACTAGAGTGAAATTGGAAAGCCTAGAAGATGCTTATATTTTAAGAGGAAATGATGACTCTCTTTCTGATAAGCATGGATGCCCAGCCTATGTGAGTCCAGAGATCTTGAACACAAATGGCAGCTACTCTGGCAAAGCAGCGGACGTATGGAGTCTAGGTGTCATGCTTTATACCATGCTAGTTGGACGCTATCCTTTCCATGACATTGAGCCTAGTTCCCTCTTCAGCAAGATCCGTCGTGGGCAGTTTAACATTCCAGAAACTCTATCCCCTAAGGCAAAATGCCTCATACGTAGCATACTGCGTCGAGAGCCATCAGAAAGGCTGACTTCACAGGAAATTCTGGACCATCCATGGTTTTCTACAGATTTTAATGTATCGAATTCAGGATATGGTGCTAAGGAAGTATCAGATCAGCTGGTGCCTGATGTCAACATGGAAGAAGACTTGGACCCATTCTTTAACTGA